The sequence AGCGGCTTCGACGGGTCGAGCATGTCCCAAGGGAAGGGCTGCAACTCCTGGCGCTGCAAATCAACCGACGGCTCGATGTAGTGACGATGGGGTTGCCTCCACGGGCCGGGGAAATCCAGTGCGTCCGGGCACATCACCAGCACAGGCAGTTTGCGCTTTACTGTTTCCGGCGCGGGCTCCCCTAACATCAGTCCTTCGACAATGGTCGAATCAATCAGTGCGCTGGTGATGCCCAATTCTTGCGACGCCATATAACCAAAGCCGCCGATCAGGTAGTCGACGATCAGGAGGTCAGGCTTCCTTTTCCGGATGATTGGTTTCAGCTCCGCGGCAATCTCTTTAAGGAGCGCGTTATTGATCTCGCTCGTCTGGCCGCCTTCGCCAATGCCTACGATCTCTAGCGGGTTCACCTGCAAGCGCGCGGGCGCGTCGCCCGAAGCGGCGCCTGCCGGAGGGCTCGCCAGGATGGGGATGAAGTCAAACCCCTGCGAGCGCACGTACTCCTCGAAGTCGGCCAGCCCGAGGTAGCAAATCTGATGGCCGGCCCGCTGCAACGCCCTCGCCAGCTTCAGCGTCGGGTTGAGGTGCCCGAACGCAGGAAATGGAAACAGCACAATCGCCGCCATTGGTTTACCTCATCTCCGTGCTCAGGACACGCCTTGGATCAGCCGTTCAAGGCGGCGATCCCTATTCCCTTGCAAAAACCCTTCGACAGTGCGGACGCCGATGCCG comes from Blastocatellia bacterium and encodes:
- a CDS encoding glycosyltransferase — encoded protein: MAAIVLFPFPAFGHLNPTLKLARALQRAGHQICYLGLADFEEYVRSQGFDFIPILASPPAGAASGDAPARLQVNPLEIVGIGEGGQTSEINNALLKEIAAELKPIIRKRKPDLLIVDYLIGGFGYMASQELGITSALIDSTIVEGLMLGEPAPETVKRKLPVLVMCPDALDFPGPWRQPHRHYIEPSVDLQRQELQPFPWDMLDPSKPLIYCSFGSQAYVYKHSIKIFRAVIEAVGERPEWQLVLAVGPYLKTEAFAPLPDNVLVVNWAPQLKLLERAAVMITHGGMGAVKECIFFAVPMIVFPCRWDQPHNAARVVHHGLGLRGDISDGSVGQVRRLLEELSGSGQYKARVAAMSRTFREVEDSGIGVRTVEGFLQETHLRKPAGQTR